Proteins encoded within one genomic window of Dasypus novemcinctus isolate mDasNov1 chromosome 17, mDasNov1.1.hap2, whole genome shotgun sequence:
- the CHST10 gene encoding carbohydrate sulfotransferase 10 has protein sequence MHHQWLLLAACFWVIFMFMVASKFITLTFRDPDGYSAKHEFLVLTTMPEVGKVPEEKRSPEEPKPTGHVLAGRGLLQPLVYLERLELVRNVCRDDALRNLSHTAVSTFVLNRIFVCDKHKILFCQTPKVGNTQWKKVLIVLNGAFPSIDEIPENVVHDHEKNGLPRLSSFSEAEIQRRLKTYFKFFIVRDPFERLISAFKDKFVHNPRFEPWYRHEIAPGIIRKYRRNRTETRGIQFEDFVRYLGDPNRRWLDLQFGDHIIHWVTYAELCAPCEIAYSVIGHHETLESDAPHILREAGIDHLVSYPTIPPGITAYNKTKVERYFLGISRRDIRRLYARFQGDFKLFGYQKPDFLLS, from the exons ATGCACCACCAGTGGCTTCTGCTGGCCGCGTGTTTTTGGGTGATTTTCATGTTCATGGTGGCTAGCAAGTTCATCACGCTGACCTTCAGGGACCCGGACG GGTACAGTGCCAAGCACGAGTTTCTGGTCCTGACAACCATGCCAGAGGTGGGGAAGGTGCCGGAAGAGAAGCGGTCTCCTGAGGAACCGAAG CCCACTGGACACGTGCTGGCCGGCCGCGGGCTGCTCCAGCCGCTGGTCTACCTGGAGCGGCTGGAGCTGGTGAGGAACGTCTGCAGGGACGACGCGCTGCGCAACCTCTCGCACACCGCTGTCTCCACGTTCGTCCTGAACCGGATATTCGTCTGCGACAAGCACAAGATTCTCTTCTGCCAGACCCCCAAGGTGGGCAACACCCAGTGGAAGAAGGTGCTGATCGTCCTCAACG GAGCTTTTCCTTCCATCGACGAGATCCCCGAGAACGTGGTTCACGACCACGAGAAGAACGGCCTCCCGCGCCTGTCCTCCTTCAGTGAAGCAGAAATTCAGAGGCG CTTGAAAACGTACTTCAAGTTTTTCATCGTCCGAGACCCCTTCGAAAGACTCATTTCCGCCTTCAAGGATAAGTTTGTCCACAACCCGCGGTTCGAGCCCTGGTACCGGCACGAGATCGCCCCCGGCATCATCAGGAAGTACCGGCGGAACCGGACCGAGACCAGGGGCATCCAGTTTGAGGACTTCGTGCGCTACCTGGGCGACCCCAACCGCAGGTGGCTGGATCTGCAATTTGGGGACCACATCATCCACTGGGTGACGTACGCGGAGCTCTGCGCGCCCTGCGAGATCGCGTACAGCGTCATCGGGCACCACGAGACCCTGGAGAGTGACGCGCCCCACATCCTGAGGGAGGCGGGCATCGACCACCTGGTGTCCTACCCGACCATCCCCCCGGGCATCACCGCCTACAACAAGACCAAGGTGGAGAGGTACTTCCTGGGCATCAGCAGACGGGACATCCGGCGCCTCTACGCGCGCTTCCAGGGCGACTTTAAGCTCTTTGGGTACCAAAAACCAGACTTTTTGCTCAGCTAA